The following proteins come from a genomic window of Micromonospora zamorensis:
- a CDS encoding MMPL family transporter, with translation MATLLYRLGRGALRRRRLVVALWLVVLVVAGLAAATLRGPTASNFTMPGTESQRALDLLSEQFPAASGATGTIAIKAPADGQLATPEGQAVVQELVQEASTLPGVVGAVNPFQVGAVSPNGRYALVQVQFATGGDEVTDEQRTAYEEVGAAVEAKGWQVAPGGEVLGGEPEIGSTEALGVLVAAIVLIITFGSLVAAGMTMLNALIGVGVGMAGLFALSGVIELTSTAPILALMLGLAVGIDYSLFITSRHRQNLLEGLSPEEAVGRAVGTAGSAVVFAGATVVIALAGLAVVNIPFLTVMGLAAAGTVTIAVLVAITLQPALLGFAGNRVLPRRLRSTVDAAAPGEPVGEETVPAEDRSGFGFRWARFVIRFRVPVILVSLLGLGLLALPTPDMRLALPDASTATVGSPARVASDLTTEGFGPGFTGRLAVVVAGDDAQATAAAVPQVTAMIQRTENVLAVAPPQLSPDGRTALLGVVPKTGPTDEATETLVHNVRDAVGGVQGVEVLLTGATAVGIDVSEKLSDALPIYLLLVVGLSVLLLMLVFRSLLVPLKAALGFLLTVAATFGITVAIFQQGHLANLVGLDTPAPLVSFLPILLIGILFGLAMDYEVFLVSRMREDFVHGDTAREATISGMGHGARVVTAAALIMMSVFGGFVFLEDPIIKSMGFALAIGVAIDAFVVRMTIVPAVMSLLGDRAWWLPRWLNRALPNVDIEGEGLREHLEDRTPTRV, from the coding sequence CGCCGGCGACGGCTAGTCGTCGCGCTCTGGCTCGTCGTACTCGTCGTCGCCGGCCTGGCCGCGGCGACCCTGCGCGGCCCGACGGCGAGCAACTTCACCATGCCCGGCACCGAGAGCCAGCGCGCGCTCGACCTGCTCAGCGAGCAGTTCCCCGCGGCCAGCGGCGCCACCGGCACCATCGCGATCAAGGCGCCGGCCGACGGTCAACTGGCCACCCCCGAGGGTCAGGCCGTGGTGCAGGAGCTGGTCCAGGAGGCCTCGACACTGCCCGGCGTGGTCGGCGCGGTCAACCCGTTCCAGGTCGGCGCGGTCTCACCCAACGGCCGGTACGCGCTGGTCCAGGTCCAGTTCGCCACCGGCGGCGACGAGGTGACCGACGAGCAGCGCACCGCGTACGAGGAGGTCGGCGCCGCCGTCGAGGCGAAGGGTTGGCAGGTCGCCCCGGGCGGCGAGGTGCTGGGTGGTGAGCCGGAGATCGGCTCCACCGAGGCGCTCGGCGTACTGGTCGCCGCGATCGTCCTGATCATCACGTTCGGTTCACTGGTCGCCGCTGGAATGACCATGCTCAACGCGCTGATCGGCGTCGGCGTCGGCATGGCCGGTCTGTTCGCGCTGAGCGGCGTCATCGAGTTGACCAGCACCGCGCCGATCCTGGCGCTGATGCTCGGCCTCGCCGTCGGCATCGACTACTCGTTGTTCATCACCTCCCGGCACCGACAGAACCTGCTCGAAGGCCTGTCCCCGGAGGAGGCGGTCGGCCGCGCGGTGGGCACCGCCGGTTCCGCCGTGGTCTTCGCGGGCGCCACGGTGGTCATCGCCCTCGCCGGCCTGGCCGTGGTGAACATTCCGTTCCTCACCGTGATGGGTCTCGCCGCCGCCGGCACTGTCACCATCGCCGTGCTCGTGGCGATCACCCTCCAGCCCGCACTGCTCGGCTTCGCCGGCAACCGGGTGCTGCCGCGCCGCCTGCGTTCCACGGTTGACGCCGCGGCGCCTGGTGAGCCGGTGGGCGAAGAGACGGTGCCGGCCGAGGACCGCTCCGGGTTCGGCTTCCGCTGGGCGCGGTTCGTCATCCGCTTCCGGGTGCCGGTCATCCTGGTCTCGCTGCTCGGCCTGGGCCTGCTCGCGCTGCCCACGCCGGACATGCGGCTGGCCCTGCCGGACGCCAGCACGGCGACGGTGGGCTCACCGGCCCGGGTGGCGAGCGACCTGACCACCGAGGGCTTCGGTCCGGGCTTCACCGGCCGACTCGCGGTGGTCGTGGCGGGCGACGACGCGCAGGCGACCGCGGCCGCAGTGCCGCAGGTGACCGCGATGATCCAGCGCACCGAGAACGTCCTCGCGGTGGCACCGCCGCAGCTGAGCCCGGACGGGCGGACCGCGCTGCTCGGCGTGGTGCCGAAGACCGGCCCGACCGACGAGGCCACCGAGACCCTGGTGCACAACGTCCGCGACGCGGTCGGCGGGGTCCAGGGCGTCGAGGTGCTGCTCACCGGCGCCACCGCGGTCGGGATCGACGTCTCGGAGAAGCTCTCCGACGCGCTGCCGATCTACCTGCTGCTGGTCGTCGGGCTCTCGGTGCTGCTGCTGATGCTGGTGTTCCGCTCGCTGCTGGTGCCGCTCAAGGCGGCGCTGGGCTTCCTGCTCACCGTGGCCGCCACGTTCGGCATCACGGTGGCGATCTTCCAGCAGGGCCACCTCGCCAACCTGGTCGGCCTGGACACCCCGGCCCCGCTGGTCAGCTTCCTGCCCATCCTGCTGATCGGCATCCTGTTCGGGCTGGCCATGGACTACGAGGTGTTCCTGGTCTCCCGGATGCGGGAGGACTTCGTGCACGGCGACACCGCGCGTGAGGCCACGATCAGCGGCATGGGCCACGGTGCCCGGGTGGTCACCGCCGCCGCGCTGATCATGATGTCCGTCTTCGGCGGCTTCGTTTTCCTCGAAGACCCGATCATCAAGTCGATGGGCTTCGCGCTCGCCATCGGCGTGGCCATCGACGCGTTCGTGGTCCGGATGACCATCGTGCCGGCGGTGATGTCCCTGCTCGGCGACCGCGCCTGGTGGCTCCCCCGCTGGCTCAACCGCGCCCTGCCCAACGTGGACATCGAGGGCGAGGGTCTGCGCGAGCACCTGGAGGACCGGACCCCCACGAGGGTCTGA
- a CDS encoding DedA family protein: MAYAQSGDPSEFTGLTGWVASVIEAMGPVGVALLVALESIVPPIPSEIVLALAGFLAHEGQFNVFLVVLAATVGSLVGALVLYWLGAALGEERLKRWLDRIPLVDRDDLEKADRWFERHGRWAVLIGRVVPVVRSLVSVPAGANRMPLGEFILLTTIGSGVWNGLIVGAGYALGSRWQNVERYSDWFNYAIVAVFVVMVVMWVIRKVRRRRERDDRRSVTAGR, translated from the coding sequence ATGGCGTACGCCCAGAGTGGCGACCCGTCCGAGTTCACCGGGCTGACCGGTTGGGTGGCCTCGGTGATCGAGGCGATGGGCCCGGTGGGCGTGGCGCTGCTGGTGGCGCTGGAGAGCATCGTCCCGCCGATTCCCAGCGAGATCGTGTTGGCGCTCGCCGGCTTCCTGGCCCACGAGGGCCAGTTCAACGTCTTCCTCGTGGTGCTGGCCGCGACGGTCGGCTCCCTGGTCGGCGCGTTGGTGCTCTACTGGCTCGGCGCGGCGCTCGGCGAGGAACGGCTGAAGCGTTGGCTGGACCGCATCCCGTTGGTGGACCGCGACGACCTGGAGAAGGCCGACCGCTGGTTCGAGCGGCACGGCCGGTGGGCGGTGCTGATCGGCCGGGTGGTGCCGGTGGTCCGCAGCCTGGTCTCCGTGCCGGCCGGGGCCAACCGGATGCCGCTGGGCGAGTTCATCCTGCTCACCACCATCGGCAGCGGGGTGTGGAACGGTCTCATCGTCGGGGCCGGCTACGCGCTGGGGAGCCGTTGGCAGAACGTCGAGCGCTACAGCGACTGGTTCAACTACGCGATCGTCGCGGTCTTCGTCGTCATGGTGGTGATGTGGGTGATCCGTAAGGTCCGCCGCCGCCGGGAGCGCGACGACCGGCGGTCGGTGACCGCCGGTCGTTGA
- a CDS encoding DUF1349 domain-containing protein has translation MEIDLVPPSEPMDWSRGSWLHPPVRVEEGPAGELVVEPAAESDFWRRTSYGFVHDNGPALLAPLPVGAAMEVSFRLDFSAQFDQAGVLVRVDERTWTKAGVEMSDGESQLGAVVTREFSDWSVAPVPQWAGREVTVRASRAGDALTVRARVDEEPWRLVRLTPLDPAAEALAGPFCCAPSRAGLTVVFTGWRQGPADTALHPEH, from the coding sequence ATGGAGATCGACCTCGTACCGCCGAGCGAACCGATGGACTGGTCCCGGGGCAGCTGGCTGCACCCGCCGGTACGCGTCGAGGAGGGCCCGGCCGGTGAGCTGGTCGTCGAACCGGCCGCGGAGAGCGACTTCTGGCGGCGGACCAGCTACGGCTTCGTCCACGACAACGGCCCGGCCCTGCTGGCACCGCTGCCCGTCGGCGCGGCCATGGAGGTGAGCTTCCGGCTCGACTTCTCGGCACAGTTCGACCAGGCCGGTGTGCTCGTCCGCGTCGACGAACGGACGTGGACCAAGGCCGGCGTCGAGATGAGCGACGGCGAGTCGCAGCTCGGCGCGGTGGTGACCCGGGAGTTCTCCGACTGGTCGGTGGCGCCGGTGCCGCAGTGGGCGGGCCGGGAGGTGACAGTGCGGGCCAGTCGGGCCGGCGACGCGCTGACCGTCCGCGCCCGGGTCGACGAGGAGCCGTGGCGACTGGTCCGGCTCACCCCGCTGGACCCGGCGGCCGAGGCGCTGGCCGGGCCGTTCTGCTGCGCGCCGTCCCGCGCCGGCCTGACCGTGGTGTTCACCGGGTGGCGGCAGGGGCCGGCGGACACCGCGCTGCACCCGGAGCACTGA
- a CDS encoding erythromycin esterase family protein, whose translation MLVQRLGAPSDFDPLLERVRDARVVMIGESTHGSYDYYRLREQLTRRLIAECGFSFVAVEGDWPDCDRVHRSVTAAPGGALEPQFALEQFERWPTWMWANAEVARFASWLRAWNVERPEDQRAGFHGLDVYSLWESMQAIFDYLGEEDPTSLEAAQDAYRCFEPYGKRIEEYGAASRFVSARCEEEVVRLLARTREHALSDGPDRFSAWQNAEVVAGAERYYRAMVAGGPDSWNIRDTHMQDTLDRLLDRYGPDARGIVWAHNTHVGDARATDMAADGMVNIGQLARERHGDDAVALIGFGSYRGTVIAAPRWGSPAEAMVVPTAREGSVERRLHELMPERAVLIFGGDDQPGWVTETADHRAIGVVYDPSFESWGNYVPTRLGDRYDAFIWCDETTALHPLPVPAAPGEMETYPAGV comes from the coding sequence ATGCTGGTTCAGCGGCTCGGCGCGCCGAGCGACTTCGACCCGTTGCTGGAGCGCGTTCGCGACGCCCGGGTGGTGATGATCGGAGAGTCCACCCACGGCAGTTACGACTACTACCGGTTGCGTGAGCAGCTCACCCGCCGGTTGATCGCGGAGTGCGGGTTCTCCTTCGTGGCCGTGGAGGGTGACTGGCCGGACTGTGACCGGGTGCACCGTTCGGTGACGGCGGCGCCGGGTGGCGCACTCGAACCGCAGTTCGCCCTGGAGCAGTTCGAGCGGTGGCCGACCTGGATGTGGGCCAACGCCGAGGTGGCCCGGTTCGCCAGTTGGCTGCGGGCCTGGAACGTGGAGCGGCCGGAGGATCAACGGGCCGGGTTCCACGGGCTCGACGTGTACAGCCTCTGGGAGTCGATGCAGGCGATCTTCGACTACCTGGGGGAGGAGGATCCGACGTCGCTGGAGGCGGCGCAGGACGCCTACCGCTGCTTCGAGCCGTACGGCAAGAGGATCGAGGAGTACGGCGCGGCCAGCAGGTTCGTCTCCGCCCGTTGCGAGGAGGAGGTGGTCCGGCTGCTCGCCCGCACCCGCGAACACGCCCTCTCCGACGGTCCGGATCGCTTCTCGGCCTGGCAGAACGCGGAGGTGGTGGCCGGCGCGGAGCGGTACTACCGCGCGATGGTGGCCGGCGGGCCGGATTCGTGGAACATTCGCGACACCCACATGCAGGACACTCTGGACCGGCTGCTGGACCGGTACGGGCCGGACGCCCGGGGGATCGTCTGGGCCCACAACACGCACGTCGGGGATGCCCGGGCCACCGACATGGCCGCCGACGGGATGGTCAACATCGGTCAGCTGGCCCGGGAACGGCACGGCGATGACGCGGTGGCCCTGATCGGCTTCGGTAGCTACCGGGGCACGGTGATCGCCGCTCCCCGCTGGGGCTCGCCCGCCGAGGCGATGGTGGTGCCTACGGCGCGGGAAGGGTCGGTCGAGCGGCGGTTGCACGAGCTGATGCCGGAGCGGGCGGTCCTGATCTTCGGCGGCGACGACCAGCCGGGCTGGGTCACCGAAACTGCGGACCACCGGGCGATCGGGGTCGTCTACGACCCGTCCTTCGAGTCCTGGGGCAACTACGTGCCGACGCGACTCGGCGACCGGTACGACGCCTTCATCTGGTGTGACGAGACGACCGCCCTGCACCCGCTGCCGGTCCCGGCCGCCCCCGGCGAGATGGAAACGTACCCGGCCGGGGTCTGA
- a CDS encoding Gfo/Idh/MocA family protein, translating into MLRFGLFGTGHWAIETHGKALHAHPDAELVGVWGRNPERASALAERYGVPAYADVDALIEQCEAVAVALPPDVQADIAVRAASAGRHLLLDKPLALSVADADRVVAAAEESGVASVVFFTQRFQPNVTAFLAATAAAGGWQHGRTTAFASIFQDGSPYGGSLWRREHGALWDIAPHALSILLPVLGRVTQVAAMDGPSGMVHLLLTHEGGATSSASLSLDAPTESMAREFVFYGENGIENVPFGENDAATAFGVAIDQLVEQVRAGTRDHRCDVRFGREVVGIIAAAETARAESRTVALA; encoded by the coding sequence GTGCTGCGGTTCGGTTTGTTCGGCACCGGTCACTGGGCGATCGAGACGCACGGGAAGGCGTTGCACGCACACCCGGACGCGGAGTTGGTCGGAGTGTGGGGGCGTAACCCGGAGCGGGCCTCCGCGCTGGCCGAGCGGTACGGGGTGCCGGCCTACGCCGACGTCGACGCCCTGATCGAGCAGTGCGAGGCGGTCGCCGTCGCGCTGCCGCCGGACGTCCAGGCCGATATCGCGGTCCGGGCCGCCTCCGCCGGACGGCACCTGCTGCTGGACAAGCCGTTGGCGCTCAGCGTGGCCGACGCCGACCGGGTGGTCGCCGCCGCCGAGGAGTCCGGCGTCGCCTCGGTGGTCTTCTTCACCCAGCGGTTCCAGCCGAACGTGACGGCGTTCCTCGCCGCCACCGCTGCCGCCGGGGGGTGGCAGCACGGCCGGACCACCGCCTTCGCCTCGATCTTCCAGGACGGCAGCCCGTACGGCGGCTCGTTGTGGCGCCGGGAGCACGGCGCGCTCTGGGACATCGCCCCGCACGCGCTCTCCATCCTCCTGCCCGTGCTGGGTCGGGTGACCCAGGTGGCGGCGATGGACGGGCCGAGCGGCATGGTGCACCTGCTGCTCACCCACGAGGGCGGTGCCACCAGCAGCGCCTCGCTCTCCCTGGATGCCCCGACCGAGTCGATGGCCCGGGAGTTCGTGTTCTACGGCGAGAACGGCATCGAGAACGTCCCGTTCGGCGAGAACGACGCCGCCACCGCGTTCGGCGTCGCGATCGACCAACTGGTCGAGCAGGTGCGGGCCGGCACCCGCGACCACCGCTGCGACGTCCGCTTCGGCCGTGAGGTCGTCGGCATCATCGCCGCCGCCGAAACCGCCCGCGCCGAATCCCGCACCGTCGCCCTCGCGTAA
- a CDS encoding alpha-amylase family protein, which produces MGDRWYSEAVVYCLDIDTYADSDGDGVGDIRGLIGRLDYLARLGVTCLWLHPIHPSPNRDDGYDVTDFYNVDPRFGTLGDFAELLHQAQNRGIRVIIDLVVNHTSDEHPWFQSARSSPDSPYRDWFVWSDTEPDDRHQGMVFPGEQKETWSYDRTAKAWFYHRFYKFQPDLNFANPEVRAEVKKIMSFWLQLGVSGFRMDAVPFIIELTEPGNPNSPKDFEFLTEMRQHVQWRRGDAVLLAEANVEPDELPTFFGDGSGSGNRIHMLFDFMLNGRLMLALARQDPEPLIDALHDTPKLPVGGQWATFLRNHDEIDLSRLTTEQRNQVYEQFGPDENMRIYDRGIRRRLAPMLGNDRRRLELAYALQFSMRGTPVLRYGEEIGMGEDLSLPGREAIRTPMQWSFQPNAGFSTADPEKLVRPVIDKGEFGYQNINVTAQRSDAKSLLAWFERMIRTLREAPEIGSGSTTHIDVAMPAGVLAHRADGPTGTMVFVHNLGTDDVEVDLSSLEPEADLPIDVLTDRGYGDLGKLGAVKVSGYGYRWIRLCRGSAC; this is translated from the coding sequence ATGGGTGACCGTTGGTATTCCGAAGCCGTCGTCTACTGCCTCGACATCGACACGTACGCCGACTCCGACGGCGACGGCGTCGGTGACATTCGTGGGCTGATCGGGAGGCTGGACTACCTGGCCCGTCTCGGGGTGACCTGCCTGTGGCTGCACCCGATCCACCCGTCGCCCAACCGTGACGACGGTTACGACGTCACCGACTTCTACAACGTCGACCCGCGCTTCGGCACGCTGGGCGACTTCGCCGAGCTGCTGCACCAGGCACAGAACCGCGGCATCCGCGTGATCATCGACCTGGTGGTCAACCACACCTCCGACGAGCACCCGTGGTTCCAGTCCGCCCGCTCATCGCCGGACTCGCCGTACCGGGACTGGTTCGTCTGGTCCGACACAGAGCCGGACGACCGGCACCAGGGCATGGTCTTCCCCGGCGAGCAGAAGGAGACCTGGAGCTACGACCGCACCGCCAAGGCCTGGTTCTACCACCGGTTCTACAAGTTCCAGCCGGACCTCAACTTCGCCAACCCGGAAGTCCGGGCCGAGGTCAAAAAGATCATGTCGTTCTGGCTCCAGCTCGGCGTCTCCGGCTTCCGGATGGACGCGGTGCCGTTCATCATCGAGCTGACCGAGCCGGGCAACCCGAACTCGCCGAAGGACTTCGAGTTCCTCACCGAGATGCGCCAGCACGTGCAGTGGCGCCGCGGCGACGCCGTCCTGCTGGCCGAGGCGAACGTCGAGCCCGACGAGCTGCCGACGTTCTTCGGCGACGGCAGCGGCTCCGGCAACCGAATCCACATGCTCTTCGACTTCATGCTCAACGGTCGGCTCATGCTCGCCCTGGCCCGGCAGGACCCGGAGCCGCTGATCGACGCGTTGCACGACACCCCGAAGCTGCCGGTCGGCGGGCAGTGGGCCACCTTCCTGCGCAACCACGACGAGATCGACCTGTCCCGGCTGACCACCGAACAACGCAACCAGGTGTACGAGCAGTTCGGCCCGGACGAGAACATGCGCATCTACGACCGGGGCATCCGTCGCCGGCTCGCCCCGATGCTCGGCAACGACCGTCGTCGCCTCGAACTGGCGTACGCCCTCCAGTTCTCCATGCGCGGCACCCCGGTGCTGCGCTACGGCGAGGAGATCGGGATGGGCGAGGACCTGTCGCTGCCCGGCCGGGAGGCGATCCGTACCCCGATGCAGTGGTCGTTCCAGCCGAACGCCGGCTTCTCCACGGCGGACCCGGAGAAGCTGGTCCGCCCGGTGATCGACAAGGGTGAGTTCGGCTACCAGAACATCAACGTCACCGCCCAGCGGAGCGACGCCAAGTCGCTGCTCGCCTGGTTCGAGCGCATGATCCGTACGCTGCGGGAGGCTCCGGAGATCGGCTCCGGCTCCACCACCCACATCGACGTGGCCATGCCGGCCGGAGTGCTCGCGCACCGGGCGGACGGGCCGACCGGGACCATGGTCTTCGTGCACAACCTCGGCACCGACGACGTCGAGGTGGACCTGAGCAGCCTGGAGCCGGAGGCCGACCTCCCGATCGACGTGCTCACCGACCGCGGTTACGGCGACCTGGGCAAGCTCGGCGCGGTGAAGGTCTCCGGGTACGGATACCGGTGGATTCGCCTATGCCGAGGGTCGGCCTGTTGA
- a CDS encoding DUF2795 domain-containing protein translates to MTVTGVQLQEYLAGLDYPVSREDLVRWGQENGASTAMLQMLQALPADQFDSPDELSAALTTLS, encoded by the coding sequence ATGACCGTCACCGGCGTTCAGTTGCAGGAGTACCTGGCCGGGCTCGACTACCCGGTCTCCCGGGAGGATCTGGTCCGCTGGGGCCAGGAGAACGGGGCCAGCACGGCGATGTTGCAGATGTTGCAGGCGTTGCCGGCGGATCAGTTCGACTCACCGGACGAGCTGAGCGCCGCGCTGACCACCCTCTCCTGA
- a CDS encoding chitinase: MKPARSLVLSLVTALAATLGAAGVALPAFAAGPTASFVKTADWGSGWEGKYTITNGGSSTINGWSLAFDLPSGTTLGSYWDALLTSAGQRHTFTNRSWNGTIAPGASVSFGFLASGSGSPGGCQLNGAACGGGTPPTTPPPTTPPPTTPPPTTPPPTTPPPTDPPTGDLPKHLLTGYWHNFDNPAVELRLRDVPNEYDLVAVAFAEATATPGALAFGIDLGLATALGGYTEADFTADVRTLHSRGKRVILSVGGETGRVTVNNAASATAFADTAAALIARYGFDGIDIDLENGLNPTYMAQALRALRAKVGSSLIIAMAPQTIDMQNPAGGYFKLALDIKDILTVVNTQFYNSGAMLGCDQNAAYGQGTVNFIVALACIQLEAGLRPDQVGLGLPAGPGAAGGGIVAPSVVNAALDCLARGTNCGSFRPPRTYPGIRGAMTWSVNWDVSNGNGFANAVGPHLDTLP, translated from the coding sequence ATGAAGCCTGCCAGATCCCTAGTCCTGTCCCTGGTCACCGCGCTCGCCGCGACGCTCGGCGCGGCCGGGGTGGCGCTCCCGGCGTTCGCCGCCGGACCGACCGCCAGCTTCGTCAAGACCGCCGACTGGGGCTCCGGCTGGGAGGGGAAGTACACCATCACCAACGGCGGCAGCTCGACCATCAACGGCTGGAGCCTCGCCTTCGACCTGCCGTCCGGCACCACCCTCGGCAGCTACTGGGACGCGTTGCTCACCTCCGCCGGCCAGCGGCACACCTTCACCAACCGGTCCTGGAACGGCACCATCGCCCCGGGCGCCTCGGTCTCCTTCGGCTTCCTGGCCAGCGGTTCCGGTTCGCCGGGCGGATGCCAGCTCAACGGCGCGGCCTGCGGCGGCGGCACCCCGCCCACCACGCCGCCACCCACCACGCCGCCGCCCACCACCCCACCGCCCACCACGCCGCCCCCGACGACCCCGCCGCCGACCGACCCGCCCACCGGTGACCTGCCGAAGCACCTGCTCACCGGTTACTGGCACAACTTCGACAACCCCGCCGTCGAGCTGCGGCTGCGCGACGTCCCCAACGAGTACGACCTGGTCGCGGTCGCCTTCGCCGAGGCAACCGCGACGCCCGGCGCGCTCGCCTTCGGCATCGACCTCGGCCTGGCCACCGCGCTCGGCGGCTACACCGAAGCGGACTTCACCGCCGACGTGCGCACCCTGCACAGCCGGGGCAAGCGGGTGATCCTCTCGGTCGGCGGCGAGACCGGCCGGGTCACCGTCAACAACGCGGCCTCGGCCACCGCGTTCGCCGACACGGCCGCCGCGCTGATCGCCCGCTACGGCTTCGACGGGATCGACATCGACCTGGAGAACGGGCTCAACCCGACGTACATGGCGCAGGCGCTGCGCGCGCTGCGGGCCAAGGTCGGGTCGAGTCTGATCATCGCGATGGCACCGCAGACCATCGACATGCAGAACCCGGCCGGCGGCTACTTCAAGCTGGCGCTCGACATCAAGGACATCCTCACCGTCGTCAACACCCAGTTCTACAACTCGGGGGCGATGCTCGGCTGCGACCAGAACGCCGCCTACGGGCAGGGCACAGTGAACTTCATCGTCGCGCTGGCCTGCATCCAGTTGGAAGCGGGGCTGCGCCCCGACCAGGTCGGTCTCGGCCTGCCGGCGGGGCCGGGGGCGGCTGGCGGCGGCATCGTCGCGCCCAGCGTGGTCAACGCCGCCCTGGACTGCCTGGCCCGGGGCACCAACTGCGGCAGCTTCCGGCCGCCGCGCACCTACCCCGGCATCCGGGGTGCGATGACCTGGTCGGTGAACTGGGACGTCAGCAACGGCAACGGCTTCGCCAACGCGGTGGGGCCGCACCTGGACACCCTGCCCTGA
- the fabG gene encoding 3-oxoacyl-ACP reductase FabG: MSEEPRVAIVTGAARGIGAATARRLAADGMAVAVVDIEESATKETVDAIAADGGRALGVGADVSDRDQVEAAVARVAAELGAPTVLVNNAGVLRDNLLFKMTNADWDTVMGVHLRGAFLFSQAAQKHMVDRKWGRIVNLSSTSALGNRGQANYAAAKAGLQGFTKTLAIELGPFGVTVNAVAPGFIVTDMTAATAARMKVDFDDFQKHAAAEIPVRRPGRPEDVAHTISFLASEGAGFVSGQVIYVAGGPRD; the protein is encoded by the coding sequence ATGTCGGAGGAGCCCCGCGTCGCCATCGTCACCGGAGCCGCACGCGGTATCGGTGCGGCCACCGCCCGGCGGCTGGCCGCCGACGGGATGGCCGTCGCCGTGGTCGACATCGAGGAGTCGGCCACGAAGGAGACGGTGGACGCCATCGCCGCCGACGGTGGCCGGGCGCTCGGTGTGGGCGCCGACGTCTCCGACCGCGATCAGGTCGAGGCGGCGGTGGCCCGTGTCGCCGCCGAGCTGGGCGCGCCCACCGTCCTGGTCAACAACGCTGGCGTGCTGCGCGACAACCTGCTGTTCAAGATGACCAACGCCGACTGGGACACGGTGATGGGCGTGCACCTGCGCGGTGCGTTCCTGTTCAGCCAGGCCGCGCAGAAGCACATGGTGGACCGCAAGTGGGGGCGGATCGTCAACCTCTCCAGCACCTCCGCGCTGGGCAACCGGGGCCAGGCGAACTACGCCGCCGCCAAGGCCGGCCTCCAGGGCTTCACCAAGACGCTCGCCATCGAGCTGGGGCCGTTCGGGGTGACCGTCAACGCGGTCGCGCCCGGCTTCATCGTCACCGACATGACCGCTGCCACCGCCGCCCGCATGAAGGTCGACTTCGACGACTTCCAGAAGCACGCCGCGGCCGAGATCCCGGTCCGTCGGCCGGGGCGGCCGGAGGACGTCGCGCACACCATCTCGTTCCTGGCGAGCGAGGGTGCCGGTTTCGTCTCCGGCCAGGTCATCTACGTCGCCGGCGGCCCACGGGACTGA